The Irregularibacter muris DNA window CAACAAAGGCACGTAATATCTACTTGACCCATTAGCTCAGTCGGTAGAGCACCTGACTTTTAATCAGGGTGTCCGGCGTTCGAGTCGCCGATGGGTCACCATTTTTTTATTTTATCTGCGGGAGTGGCGGAATTGGCAGACGCGCTAGACTTAGGATCTAGTGTCAAATGACGTGCAGGTTCAAGTCCTGTTTCCCGCACCATATAACCTGTGCCTGTAGCTCAGCTGGATAGAGCAACGGCCTTCTAAGCCGTAGGTCCGGGGTTCGAATCCCTGTAGGCACGCCATAAGAAATTTCGTGACAATAGCGAAGGGGTCACACCTGTTCCCATACCGAACACAGAAGTTAAGCCCTTCAGCGCTGATGGTACTTGGACGGTGACGTCCTGGGAGAGTAGGTCGTTGCGAGATTTTTTCTTTTTTTTTGAAGATGTTAGTGGGATTTTTCTTTTTAGAGGTAGACGATATTGTCTACCTTTTTTAGTATGTAAAAACATAAAAACTTATATAATCAAAATAAAGGCATACAATAAGGACATATGTCCTTATTGTCAAGGAGAAAATTATGCTATAGTGATGAGGAGGTGCGTAGATGATACACCATATATGGAAAGAAATATCCCAAATTCCCGATGCTAAAATTAAGGAATTTAAAGAAATTTTTAAGGAAAACCCCAATGAAATCCTGGATTTCTGCCAAGTTGTTACAATACAAACGGGAACAAGGTTTATAATCGCTGACGAGGATATAAGCACAATATGGATTCTATTATCTGGCAAAGTGAAAGCATTAGAAGAGTATGCTACGGGGGAAATCTACACCTTTCAGAAATTTCCCGCTCCAGAAGTATTTGGAGAAATGGAAGCCCTATCGGATATATCAAAATTTAGAGCAAGTTTAATAACAGAGTCAAAATGTACTTTTATAACCCTTCCTGTAAATACCTATATAGATTTTTTGAAAAATCATTCCCAATATCTATATAGGAGAACAAGAATTACATTAAAACGTGTGTTGGACGAGCAAAAACAGCAAAGAATTTATCTAATGTTAAAAGCCATTGATCGCATTAAAATATACCTTATACAACACTATAAATTAAATATTAAAAACAATCTCTCTATCCTAAAGATTACACGGGGGCAAATGGCGGAGGAGACAGGGTATGCTGTTAAAACTGTAAATCGTGTAATGAAAAAACTGGAAGGTCAAAATTTATTAAAGATAAAAGGTCAGAGGATAATCATTACAGAGAAACAGTATAATGATATGGTAAAAAGTGTGGAGAATTTCATGAAATTTTAATATTAATTTTTATAAAAAAGGATGATGCAAAATGACTGATGTATTGGATTTGATAAAGTCTAGAAAACTTGCTTATGAGCAAAAAGTATTATCTTTGGCCCATGCCGCAGAGAATAGTGTCGATGTACTTCACATACCAGAAAAGACAAAATATTATTTTGAAAAAAATGCAATTGATCATTTATTCGAGGGGAACGCTCCTTATCGGCCACGCTATATATTACCGGACTATGATAAGTTTATTGAAAATGGTAGCGAGTTTTTACAATTAGATCCACCCAAGGATTTGGATGAATTGCTAAATTCTTTGATGATTCTTTATCGCCATGTTCCATCTATTACTAGCTTTCCGGTTTATTTAGGGAACTTAGACAAGATGATTGAGCCTTTCATTGCAGAATATAGTGATGATGAAGTACGGAAAAAATTAAAACTTTTTTTAAATTATCTGGATAGAACGATTACAGATAGTTTTTGTCATGCTAACTTGGGTCCTGAATATACCCGTGCAGGAAGGTTGATATTGGAGGTAGAAAAAGAAGTACAAAATGCTATACCTAATCTGACATTAAAATATAATCCAGATATTACTCCTGATGAGATGGGTGAATTAGCCCTTAATACAAGTCTTTTTTGTGCTAATCCGGCAATTTGTAACCATAAGCTCAATAAAGACACCTATTGTTGTGACTATGGAATAGCAAGTTGTTATAATATTTTGCCCTTGGGGGGAGGAGCTTACACTCTTTCGAGAATCGTACTCCCAAAGGCGGCGAAACTGGCTAAAAATATTGATGACTTTTTTCATACTATACTTCCTGACTGTCTTCAGTCCATGGGGGACTATATGAATGAACGGGTAAGTTTTTTAGTAGAAGAATCAGGATTTTTTGAAAGTTCCTTCTTAGTTAAAGAAGGACTTATTGACAAGGATAAATTTGTTGGCATGTTTGGGATTGTGGGTTTAGCAGATTGTACAAATATCTTACTAGAAGGTACGGGCAAACGTTATGGACATGATGCTGATGCAGATGATTTAGCGGATAAAATTATGCATACCATATCTGATTTTGTCACAAGTTTCCCTGCAAAATACTCACCAATTGCTGAAGATCATTTTATGCTCCATGCTCAGGTAGGAATGGATTATGATAAGGATGTAACAGCTGGAGTAAGAATTCCTGTGGGAGATGAACCGGAGAATATATCAGATCACCTTCGTCATAGTGCACGTTTTCATGAATTAATTCCAACAGGATGTAGTGATATATTCTCTATGGAAACTACTGCTAGAAACAATCCCGCCGCTATGTTGGATATTGTAAAAGGAGCCTTTTCTTTGGGCGTAAAATATATAAGCTTTTATGAAGAAAATAGTGACTTGGTAAGGATAACAGGATATTTAGTCAAGAAAAGTGAGATGGAAAAATACAGAAATGATCAAGTAGTCTTACAAAATACTACGCAACTAGGAGCACCAAATTATGATAGCAATAAATTAGATCAGAGAAAGGTGCGAGGGGTATGAAACCAGCCCTAATCCATAAGATCATCCCCCACAGCATTGTAGATGGGCCAGGAAATCGTACTTCTATATTTGTACAGGGCTGTAATCTTAAATGTGCCTATTGCCATAATCCAGAGACACAACAA harbors:
- a CDS encoding Crp/Fnr family transcriptional regulator, producing MIHHIWKEISQIPDAKIKEFKEIFKENPNEILDFCQVVTIQTGTRFIIADEDISTIWILLSGKVKALEEYATGEIYTFQKFPAPEVFGEMEALSDISKFRASLITESKCTFITLPVNTYIDFLKNHSQYLYRRTRITLKRVLDEQKQQRIYLMLKAIDRIKIYLIQHYKLNIKNNLSILKITRGQMAEETGYAVKTVNRVMKKLEGQNLLKIKGQRIIITEKQYNDMVKSVENFMKF
- a CDS encoding YjjI family glycine radical enzyme, which gives rise to MTDVLDLIKSRKLAYEQKVLSLAHAAENSVDVLHIPEKTKYYFEKNAIDHLFEGNAPYRPRYILPDYDKFIENGSEFLQLDPPKDLDELLNSLMILYRHVPSITSFPVYLGNLDKMIEPFIAEYSDDEVRKKLKLFLNYLDRTITDSFCHANLGPEYTRAGRLILEVEKEVQNAIPNLTLKYNPDITPDEMGELALNTSLFCANPAICNHKLNKDTYCCDYGIASCYNILPLGGGAYTLSRIVLPKAAKLAKNIDDFFHTILPDCLQSMGDYMNERVSFLVEESGFFESSFLVKEGLIDKDKFVGMFGIVGLADCTNILLEGTGKRYGHDADADDLADKIMHTISDFVTSFPAKYSPIAEDHFMLHAQVGMDYDKDVTAGVRIPVGDEPENISDHLRHSARFHELIPTGCSDIFSMETTARNNPAAMLDIVKGAFSLGVKYISFYEENSDLVRITGYLVKKSEMEKYRNDQVVLQNTTQLGAPNYDSNKLDQRKVRGV